The segment CCCGTGTGTTGCGGCTTGCCCGCAATTCGGCGGTTGCTGTCGCACTGACCGCATGCATGGCCGTGGTGCCGATGACGCCGGCGACCGCACAGCCGGGATTCGACTCCGCGTCCGACGCGCAGACCGAGCTCGCCGAGCTTTCTCGCCAGTCCGAGCAGACCACCGAATCTCTGCACAATGCTCAGATCGATCTCGACGCCAAGAACCAGCAGCAGCTCGACGCACAGGTCGCCGTCGACCAGAGCCGTGCAGCCCTGGACGCAGCGCAAGCGCAGTTGGCGCAGCTCAAGCCGGCCATGGACAAGGTTGCCAACGTCAACTATCAGGGTGCGCGGACCAACCGACTGTTCGCCGTCATGGTCAGCGACTCGCCACAGCAGTTGCTCGACCAGATGTCGGCACTGGACGTCATCTCTGCGGAGACCGCAGACCAGGTCGCTCGATTCAAGCAGGCGAGCTCGGATGCAGTGACGGCCGAGCAGGCCGCAACGACGGCCGCAGACCAGGCACGCGTCGCCGCAGAACAGGCCAAGGCCGTCAGCGACGACCTTCAGGCCAAACAGAGCGAGCTGCAGGGTCAGATAGCCGAGGTCATGGCCGCCTACAGTGCGCTCTCGTCCTCGGAGCAACTGGCTCTGGCCGGTTCGGCCCTGCCCGACGGCTTCGACCCCTCGACGATTCTGCAGAACCTGACGCCAGGATCGGGGGCCAGCGCGTTGCAGGCCGGCCTGACGCAGATCGGCAAGCCGTACGTCTGGGGCGCAACCGGCCCGGATGGCTTCGACTGCTCCGGTTTGGTCGTCTGGGCGTACAAGCAGGTGGGCAAGACGTTGCCGCGGTCGAGCCAGGCGCAGGCAGCAGGCGGAACTCCGGTGGATCAGAAGGATCTGCAGCCGGGTGACGTCGTCCTGTTCTATCCGGACATCTCACACGTCGGCATCTACGCCGGAAACGGCAACGTGCTGCATGCCTCCACGTTCGGTGTTCCCGTGAAGGTGCAGTCGATGGCATCGTTCCCGTACTACGGGGCACGTCGATACTGAGGGTGTGTCTCGACGATCGACGAATGGTGGCATGAGCGCCTCGAACCGGCCATCCGGGTTGCATGTTCTCCTCCGATCGTCACGGTTGCGCTGGCTTGCCGTCGTGGTCGTCGTGGTCGTCGTGGTCGTCGTGGTCGTCGCCGTCTCGGTCGTCCTGATTCACCGATTCGACGGCACGTCCAGCGCAGGGACCGCCGACGTGACAGTCGCTCCGGACCCGCCGACCTACGATCAGCAGCGCCGTGCCGATGTGACCGTTCTCCTCGACCAGTGGGCGCGTGCGGTTCGCTCCGGCGATCTCGATGCACTGCGTGAATCGATGGATCCGCAGGCCGACCCCGACTTCGTGGAGGCGCAGGTGCGCCGGGCTGCAGTGGTGCCGGGCGTCCCCTTCTCCGAGTTCGGCTACGACCTGGGTGACGAGCCCGAAACTCCGGTTCCGCCGCCGATCGCCGAGGCGCTGGATGCCACCGATGTCTGGGCACCCTCTGTGTATCTGCGGTACGCGGTCACCGGGCCGGACGCATCGCCGACGCGTCGGCCGGTCTCACTCGTCGTCGCCGAGCGGGACGGTCGATGGCGGCTGGTCGACGATGCGGACCTGACCGAGTACCGCCGCCACACCTGGCGTGGGCCGTGGGATTTCGGTCCTTTGACCGTTCGTTCGGTGCCCACTGCGGCCGGGACATCGGTGGTCATAGGACATCCGGACCGCGAGCAGTTCGTCGAGAGCCTCGCGGCCGAACTTCCGTCGGCAATCGCGGCCGTCACCGATTTCTGGGGAGACGACTGGGCGCGCGACGGGCTGGTTTTCGTCGCATCCTCCGCGCAGGAGTTCGCCGATCTGACGGGGTCCGATCCGTCAACCGACGTGGCCGCGGTGACGGTGTCCGACGCGGTTGCGGGCGACGGCTCCCGTCCGACGGGTCAGCGGGTGGTGTTCGGTCCTGACGCCGCGTCGCGGTTGACGCCGTTCACCGTGCGCTCGGTTCTGCGACACGAGTTGACCCATGTGGCGGCGAGGGCGCAGACGTCCGACGGTACGGAGTTGTGGGTGTCGGAGGGGTTCGCAGACTATTCCGGGTACCGAAATTCCGGTGCCGAGTTCGCGCAACTCGCGCCCACTCTCGCGGCGATCGTGGCGGCCGGTGGGCCGCCGACGGTGCTGCCGAAGAACGAGGATTTCGGTGCCGGGGGTGCCAGGTCGAGTGTGGCCTACGAATCGGCGTGGTCGGTGTTCGCATTCGTGGCCGATCGGTTCGGGGAGTCGACGCTGCGCACTCTGTACGAAGCGCTCGCGTCCGAGAGCAACACCGACGCTGCCTTCGCGTCGGTGTTGGGGATGAGCCGGGCGCAATTCGTCGCCGCGTGGGGCGACTGGGTGGCTCTCCAGGCCCGCTGAGACGGGGCGCTACGGTTGACGCCATGCGTCGTACTCTGCTCGTGACGAACGACTTTCCTCCTCGCCCGGGTGGTATCCAGTCCTATCTGCACAGCTTCGCCTCGCAACTGCCGGCCGACGAGCTGGTCGTGTACGCACCTCGGTGGCGTGGCGACTCGCACGAGAAGTTCGACGCCAGGCAGCCCTTCGAGGTGATCAGGCATCCGACGACACTGATGTTGCCGACGCCGCTCGTTGCGCGTCGTGCGGCTCGAATCCTGAAGTCCCGAGGCTGCGATTCGGTGTGGTTCGGTGCCTCGGCTCCGTTGGCGGTGATGTCGTCGTACCTGCGCAAGGCCGGGGCCGACCGCATCGTCGCGAGTACACACGGTCACGAGGTCGGTTGGTCGATGGTGCCGGGCGGGCGGGCGACCCTGCGCACGATCGGCGAGAACACCGACGTGGTGACCTACGTCAGCAAGTACACCCGGGGGCGCTTCAGCTCGGCGTTCGGTCGGTCTGCCGCCCTCGAACATCTGCCGCCCGGTGTCGATACCGATCGCTTCGTGCCCGACGACGCCGCGCGAGCGGAACTACGCGCGCGCTACGGCCTCGGTGATCGCCCCACAATTCTGTGCCTGTCCCGGCTCGTTCCGCGCAAGGGTCAGGATTTCCTGATCCGGGCGCTCCCGGGGATCCGCCGAGCCGTCGACGGCGCGGTTCTGGTGATCGTCGGCGGCGGGCCGTACGAGAAGACTCTGCGCGAGCTCGTTGGATCCACCGGGATGGAGCAACACGTGGTGTTCACCGGCACCGTGCCGTCGGCGGAGCTCGCCGCCCACCACACCATCGCCGACGTGTTCGCGATGCCGAGCCGAACCCGAGGCGCAGGCCTTGATGTCGAAGGTCTCGGCATCGTCTACCTCGAAGCGTCTTCCTGCGGTGTACCCGTCGTTGCCGGCATGTCCGGGGGTGCGCCGGAAGCGGTGCAGCACAACAAGACCGGCCTCGTCGTCGACGGTACGTCGGTTTCGGACATCACCGACGCGATCGTGAAGATCCTCTCCGACCGCACGCTGGCCACGCAGATGGGCAACGCCGGCCGCGCATGGGTGGACGCGGAATGGCGCTGGGACGTGCTGACCGAGAAGCTGCGGTCGCTGATCTGACGTTCGTCACCGCGATGCGGTGCACCTACCGGGCGTAGATCGATTCGATCTCGTCGGCGTAGGCCGCGGTGATGACGTTGCGCTTGAGCTTCATGGTGGGAGTCAGCTCGCCGTTCTCCTCCGAGAAGTCGTGGGGGAGAAGTCGATATTTCTTGATCGACTCTGCATGCGAGACGGACTTGTTCGCGTCGGCGACGGCGGCGTCGATCTCCGCGACGAGTTCGGGGTCGGTCTGCAGATCCGCTGCGGTGGCGTCGGCGGCCTTGCCGTGGGAGGACTTCCAGCGATCGAACGCATCCGGATCCAGGGTGATGAGCGCGCCGATGAAGGGCTTCTGATCGCCCACGACGACTGCCTGGCTGATCAGCGCGCCCGCCCGCAACTGGTCTTCCAGTCCGGCCGGTGAGACGTTCTTTCCGCCTGCGGTGACGATCAGTTCCTTCTTGCGACCCGAGATGGTGATGTATCCGTCGTCGTCGACGGAACCGAGATCGCCGGTGCGGAACCAACCGTCGTCCAGCGACTCGGCGGTCGCGACCTCGTTGCGCCAATAGCCGTCGAACACGACCGGTCCGCGGAGTTGGATCTCTCCGTCCTTGGCGATACGCACGGTGTTACCGGGCAAGGGGCGCCCGACGCTGCCCACGCGCTGGAATCCGATGGTGTTGACCGCGAACGCCGCGGTGGTTTCGGTGAGCCCGTAGCCCTCGTAGATCGTCACGCCGATGCCCCGGTAGAAGTGGCCCAGACGGGAACCGAGAGGCGCTCCGCCGGAGATGGCGAGTTCGCACTTGCCGCCGAGCGCTGCCCGAAGTTTGCCGTAGACCAACTTGTCGAACACGGTGTGCTTGGCGCGCAACACGATTCCCGGTCCGCCGGTGTCCTGGGCTTCACTCCATGCCACTGCGCATTCGGTGGCGAGGTCGAAGATCTTTCCCTTGCCGTCTGCGTGCGCCTTCTGCTTTGCGGTGTTGAAGACCTTCTCGAACACTCGCGGAACCGAGAGGATGAAGTCCGGCTGGAACGTGCCGAACGTCGCGACGAGGTTCGGGATGTCGTTGGTGTGGCCGAGAGTGACTCCGGCGTCGAACGACGCGATGCTCACCGCGCGCGCGAGAACATGCGCGAGCGGAAGGAACATCAGCGTGCTACGGCCCTGCCTCATCAGTGATTTCAGTGAGGTCTCGCGAATCCCGAGTGATTCGGCGAGCAGATTGGCATGGGTGAGTTGGACGCCCTTGGGGCGACCGGTGGTTCCCGAGGTGTAGATCAGGGTTGCCGGGTCCGAAGAGGCGAGTGCTGAAACACGTTGATGCACCTGGTCTTCGGAGACCGCAGCACCGCCGTCGATCAGCGCCTGCACTGCGTCCGTGCCTGATGTGTTCTCGATGACGAACGTCGTGCGGACCGACGGGGCAGCTGCCACAACGTCCTTCGTCTCCTGCACGTGTGCGTCGTTCTCGAGGATCAGCAGGACCGGCTCGGCGTCTTCGAGAATCCACTCCACCTGCCCGGCCGAGGACGTCTCGTAGATCGGTACCGTCACGCCGCCCGCGGCCCAGATCGCGTAGTCGAGAACCGACCACTCGAATCGCGTCGACGACATCAGAGCGACGCGATCGCCCTGCTCGATGCCGGCGGCGATCAGGCCCTGTGCCACTCCCACCACCAGTTGCTCGAACTCGGCGGCGGTGACGTCGAGCCACTGCCCACCGACCTGGCGGCGGAACACTGTCGCGTTCGGTGAGTTGCGGGCGCGGACGAAGACGGTATCGACAGCCGAGTCGGTGTCCGCGATGTCGTATTTGGCGGCGACGGTGAACTCGCGCACGGGATTACCTCCGGATAGAACGGGGAGAACGAAAGTCGATAGCTCGGCTTCACAGATACTCTAGACCCGGGTTCGGGGCGTTCGAATACACCCGGAGTGGAGCCTGCAGGAACGACTCGGAAAAGACCGGAGTGGAGCCTGCAGGAACGACCCCGAGAAGAGGGGACGCGCACGGCCGGGGACCCGATATGTGAAGCTCTGTCGATGAGCAGTATTCAAGTTGCGGATCAGACGTTCGTGGCCGCCCCGGCGAGCGGGTGGCGCACGCGTTCGCCTCGCCCGAGCGCTGGCGTCGATGGTGGCCCGATCTGAATCTGACCGTCACCGAGGACCGGGGTGAGAAGGGGATCCGCTGGGCAGTGCGCGGCGGTGTCGTCGGAACGATGGAACTCTGGCTCGAGCCTGCGCTGGACGGTGTGATCGTGCATTACTTCCTGCACGCCGAACCCACCGGAGACGCCGACGTCGCGGCGCATCAGCACGCCCGGCGGGTGGCCGGACGTGCGATGACATTCGAGCTCAAACGAGAGCTCGAGGCCGGTCGGTCGGCAGGTGAGGCACCCCACCACGTAGCGTCGACTTCGACTCGCGAATGAACCGCGCGGTACGGTCGGCCGGTTCGCGTTGTGCGTCGGCGGACCGATCGTGTGAGATAGGCCTGCGCGAGTTCGACGGCACCGAAGCGAACCGAGCTGATCGATGTACCCGAGAGGAAGCGGACCAGTAGTCATGGCGGAGAAAACCCAGAGGTCGATCGTCGTCGAAGCCCCACCGAGCCGGGTCATGGACGTCATCGCCGATTTCGACGCGTACCCCACGTGGGTGTCGGCCGCGAAATCCGTCGAGGTCCTCGAGGTCGGTGCGGACGGCCGCGGCAAGCGCGTCAAGTTCGTGCTGGACGCAGGAATGGTGAAGGACACCTACGAGCTCGAGTACGACTGGGCTGCCGACGGCAATTCGGTCTCGTGGAACCTCGTATCGGGTGAGATGCAGAAGTCGCAGAACGGCTCGTACTCGTTGAAGGAGACCGGCAGCGGCACCGACGTGACGTACGAGCTCACCGTCGACCTGAACATCCCGATGATCGGTCTGTTCAAGCGCAAGGCAGAGAAGGTCATCACCGACACCGCGCTCAAGGAATTGAAGAAGCGGGTCGAAGGCTGAGCGAAGCTCGCACCGAAGCCCGCACCACGGTGTTGCTGTTCCTCGGCAAAGGTGGCGCGGGTAAGACGACGCTGGCGGCTGCGTCCGGGCTGCGACTGGCCCAGGCCGGTGAACGGGTACTGATCGCCTCCGTCGACCAGGCGCACTCGCTCGCCGATGCATTCGCGGGGGACGCCGAGGCCGTGGATCCGTCCGGTGTTCGTTCGATCGCGCCCGGCCTCGACATCGTCGAGATCGACACGTTGACGTTGCTCGAAGCGCGGTACCGGGGGCTGGGCTCGTTGATGGCCGTGGCGTCCGCGGGACACGAGCACGGGGTGAGCTTCGGAGCCATCGAACCGGAGGAGCTGCTCGGTCTGCCCGGAGTCGAAGAGCTGCTCGGAATGCACGAGATCTGCTGTCTTGCCGACGAGAATCGCTGGGACACAGTGATAGTCGACCTTCCCGCGTCGGCGGATGCCCTGCGAACGCTGCAGTTGCCCGATACCGTCGCCGCGTACGTCGAGCGGATCTGGCCTCTGCACGCCCGGATGGTCGCCGGCACCGGTTCCGATGTACGTCTGACCTTCGTGGTGGCGATGATCGAGCGAATCCTCGCGCAGGTCGACTCCGTCCGTTCCCTGATCACCGACTCGGCCCGTACCGGGGCGACCGTGGTCGTCACTGCCGAACAGCTCTCCATCGTCGACGCGGAAAGAACGCTGTCGGCAGCTGCTCTGCTCGGCATCAGAATCGATCGTGTTCTGGTCAACAGAATCCTGCCGAAGCTCAACGCGTCGTCGATCGGTCTGGTGGGCGCTCATCCGGCCGTGTTCTGGTTCGAGAGGTGGCGGGCGGCGCAGCTCGACGCGGTCGCCGAGCTGCGCCGACGCATCGGTACGGTGCCCGTCGTGGAGGTGGAGCACGCTCCCGGTGAACCGGTAGGGTTGGGGCCCTTGCAAGATGTGGCCGATCGCCTCGAACCGGACTCCCTCGAACGGCGCGCGCCGGGCTGGGGTGAGCAGCCTTCGGTGGTACTCGAGTCGGGTAGCGGACTCGAATCCGTGTACGCGATGAGAATGCTGCTGCCGGTGGTCGATTCGGCGACCTTGGGCCTGGGGCGAGTGGAGGACGACTTGATAGTGAGTGCCGACGGGAGGCGACGGCGCATCAGATTGGCGTCGGTGCTGCGTCGGTGTGTCGCCGACTCCGCCGAACTCGACGGACCGTGCCTGGTGGTGCGTTTTCGTCCGAACCCCGACGTGTGGCCGCTGTGACTCCTATGACCCTGGCGGCCGGGGTGTG is part of the Rhodococcus sp. SBT000017 genome and harbors:
- a CDS encoding C40 family peptidase, which encodes MAVVPMTPATAQPGFDSASDAQTELAELSRQSEQTTESLHNAQIDLDAKNQQQLDAQVAVDQSRAALDAAQAQLAQLKPAMDKVANVNYQGARTNRLFAVMVSDSPQQLLDQMSALDVISAETADQVARFKQASSDAVTAEQAATTAADQARVAAEQAKAVSDDLQAKQSELQGQIAEVMAAYSALSSSEQLALAGSALPDGFDPSTILQNLTPGSGASALQAGLTQIGKPYVWGATGPDGFDCSGLVVWAYKQVGKTLPRSSQAQAAGGTPVDQKDLQPGDVVLFYPDISHVGIYAGNGNVLHASTFGVPVKVQSMASFPYYGARRY
- a CDS encoding glycosyltransferase family 4 protein, whose protein sequence is MRRTLLVTNDFPPRPGGIQSYLHSFASQLPADELVVYAPRWRGDSHEKFDARQPFEVIRHPTTLMLPTPLVARRAARILKSRGCDSVWFGASAPLAVMSSYLRKAGADRIVASTHGHEVGWSMVPGGRATLRTIGENTDVVTYVSKYTRGRFSSAFGRSAALEHLPPGVDTDRFVPDDAARAELRARYGLGDRPTILCLSRLVPRKGQDFLIRALPGIRRAVDGAVLVIVGGGPYEKTLRELVGSTGMEQHVVFTGTVPSAELAAHHTIADVFAMPSRTRGAGLDVEGLGIVYLEASSCGVPVVAGMSGGAPEAVQHNKTGLVVDGTSVSDITDAIVKILSDRTLATQMGNAGRAWVDAEWRWDVLTEKLRSLI
- a CDS encoding long-chain fatty acid--CoA ligase — its product is MREFTVAAKYDIADTDSAVDTVFVRARNSPNATVFRRQVGGQWLDVTAAEFEQLVVGVAQGLIAAGIEQGDRVALMSSTRFEWSVLDYAIWAAGGVTVPIYETSSAGQVEWILEDAEPVLLILENDAHVQETKDVVAAAPSVRTTFVIENTSGTDAVQALIDGGAAVSEDQVHQRVSALASSDPATLIYTSGTTGRPKGVQLTHANLLAESLGIRETSLKSLMRQGRSTLMFLPLAHVLARAVSIASFDAGVTLGHTNDIPNLVATFGTFQPDFILSVPRVFEKVFNTAKQKAHADGKGKIFDLATECAVAWSEAQDTGGPGIVLRAKHTVFDKLVYGKLRAALGGKCELAISGGAPLGSRLGHFYRGIGVTIYEGYGLTETTAAFAVNTIGFQRVGSVGRPLPGNTVRIAKDGEIQLRGPVVFDGYWRNEVATAESLDDGWFRTGDLGSVDDDGYITISGRKKELIVTAGGKNVSPAGLEDQLRAGALISQAVVVGDQKPFIGALITLDPDAFDRWKSSHGKAADATAADLQTDPELVAEIDAAVADANKSVSHAESIKKYRLLPHDFSEENGELTPTMKLKRNVITAAYADEIESIYAR
- a CDS encoding SRPBCC family protein — translated: MAEKTQRSIVVEAPPSRVMDVIADFDAYPTWVSAAKSVEVLEVGADGRGKRVKFVLDAGMVKDTYELEYDWAADGNSVSWNLVSGEMQKSQNGSYSLKETGSGTDVTYELTVDLNIPMIGLFKRKAEKVITDTALKELKKRVEG
- a CDS encoding ArsA family ATPase, whose amino-acid sequence is MLLFLGKGGAGKTTLAAASGLRLAQAGERVLIASVDQAHSLADAFAGDAEAVDPSGVRSIAPGLDIVEIDTLTLLEARYRGLGSLMAVASAGHEHGVSFGAIEPEELLGLPGVEELLGMHEICCLADENRWDTVIVDLPASADALRTLQLPDTVAAYVERIWPLHARMVAGTGSDVRLTFVVAMIERILAQVDSVRSLITDSARTGATVVVTAEQLSIVDAERTLSAAALLGIRIDRVLVNRILPKLNASSIGLVGAHPAVFWFERWRAAQLDAVAELRRRIGTVPVVEVEHAPGEPVGLGPLQDVADRLEPDSLERRAPGWGEQPSVVLESGSGLESVYAMRMLLPVVDSATLGLGRVEDDLIVSADGRRRRIRLASVLRRCVADSAELDGPCLVVRFRPNPDVWPL